Part of the Herpetosiphonaceae bacterium genome is shown below.
GACAATAGCTGCTGATAGAGCGCGCGTACTTCCCGCTCATCAGCCGCTCGTGCAGGGTGGGATTGGTCCGGCTGCGTGCTCATCGTCGGCCCTCCTTCAGCGCTGCGCACGCTGTTTTAGTACATCTGCGCTTATTCTAGCAGCGCTGTCAGGTAAAGAAGCACCAACAAAAGTCTCAGCCGTGATCCCTGGCCCAGCCCCGTGCGCTCAGTTCTCGAACATAAACGAGACAAGTCGGGGCACAGCGCGCTGATCCTCGTGGTGCCACCACTCGCGCAACCGTTTGAGCGTGAGGCCGCTCGATTCTGCCGCCGTGAGGAAATCAGAGATATGATGTACGAAGGCGGGAATGACGACCTGCTCTGCGCCGGTCTGGTAGTTGGCCTGCGATCCCTGATACTGTTTGAATGGATGGAGTTCGCAGATAAAGAACCGCCCGCCAGCTACCAGCGTGCGCGATGCCTCGGCAAAGATGAAGGGTAGCTCGGCAATGTGCTCAAGCACAAGGTTGCAGACGATCAGATCGACCGACCGATCCGCGCACGGCCACTGCCGGGTGAGATCCGCCACCGAGTAGCTGACATTGGGTGCGGGCAGCTTCGCTCTGGCTTGGCTGATCATGCCTTCTGAAAAATCAAGGGCCTGCACGCGCGCGCCAATCTGAGCCAGCAGCGCCGTGTTCTTGCCCGTGCCGCAGCCAAGCTCCAGAATCGAGCTGTAGCGCGTGTCGGCCAGCGTTTCCTGCATGACCTGATGATCCAGATCGCGCGTCAGGTTACGATCAGTGTCGTACGTGGCGGCCCATGCGTTGTATGCCTCGCGGACGCTCATGGCGACTCCTACTGTGTTGCGGCTTCGGCTGACTCGTTTCGGGCCTGCATACGCCGCCATTGCTGGCACAGATCGCGGGCAGCGTGTGTAGCAAGTCGAGCACGGATCTGCTAACCAGCCCCATCGC
Proteins encoded:
- a CDS encoding class I SAM-dependent methyltransferase — encoded protein: MSVREAYNAWAATYDTDRNLTRDLDHQVMQETLADTRYSSILELGCGTGKNTALLAQIGARVQALDFSEGMISQARAKLPAPNVSYSVADLTRQWPCADRSVDLIVCNLVLEHIAELPFIFAEASRTLVAGGRFFICELHPFKQYQGSQANYQTGAEQVVIPAFVHHISDFLTAAESSGLTLKRLREWWHHEDQRAVPRLVSFMFEN